In Plodia interpunctella isolate USDA-ARS_2022_Savannah chromosome 22, ilPloInte3.2, whole genome shotgun sequence, the following proteins share a genomic window:
- the Galphas gene encoding guanine nucleotide-binding protein G(s) subunit alpha isoform X1 codes for MGCFGSPGGKSGEDDRKNQKRRSDAITRQLQKDKQLYRATHRLLLLGAGESGKSTIVKQMRILHVNGFSDKERREKIEDIKKNIRDAILTITGAMSTLTPPIPLEKPENKARVDYIQDVASQPDFDYPPEFYSHTEALWKDQGVQRTYERSNEYQLIDCAKYFLDQVHIIKQPNYTPTEQDILRCRVLTSGIFETQFVVDKVNFHMFDVGGQRDERRKWIQCFNDVTAIIFVTACSSYNMVLREDPTQNRLRESLDLFKSIWNNRWLRTISVILFLNKQDLLAEKVLAGKSRLEEYFAEFARYSTPPDAAPDARDHADVARAKYFIRDEFLRISTASGDGKHYCYPHFTCAVDTENIKRVFNDCRDIIQRMHLRQYELL; via the exons ATGGGGTGTTTCGGCTCACCTGGCGGCAAGAGCGGCGAGGACGACCGCAAGAACCAGAAGCGGCGCAGCGATGCCATCACCCGCCAGCTGCAGAAGGACAAGCAG CTGTATCGTGCGACTCACCGGCTGTTACTCCTCGGCGCCGGCGAGTCGGGCAAGTCCACGATCGTGAAGCAGATGCGGATCCTGCACGTGAACGGATTCTCGGACAAGGAGCGCCGCGAGAAGATCGAGGACATCAAGAAGAACATTCGAGACGCTATACTT ACAATCACGGGCGCAATGAGCACACTCACTCCGCCCATACCACTGGAGAAGCCGGAGAACAAGGCGCGAGTTGATTATATACAG GACGTGGCGTCGCAGCCAGACTTCGACTACCCGCCGGAGTTCTACTCGCACACGGAGGCGCTGTGGAAGGACCAGGGCGTGCAACGCACCTACGAGCGCAGCAACGAGTACCAGCTCATCGACTGCGCTAAATA CTTCCTGGACCAGGTGCACATAATAAAGCAGCCGAACTACACGCCCACGGAGCAGGACATACTACGCTGCCGCGTGCTCACCTCCGGCATCTTCGAGACGCAGTTCGTCGTCGACAAAGTCAATTTCCA tatgttCGACGTGGGCGGCCAACGCGATGAGCGTCGCAAATGGATCCAATGCTTCAACGACGTGACCGCCATCATATTCGTGACCGCCTGCTCCTCGTACAACATGGTGCTGCGTGAGGACCCCACGCAGAACCGGCTCCGGGAGTCGCTCGACCTCTTCAAGAGCATATGGAACAACAG ATGGCTGCGCACGATCTCGGTGATCCTGTTCCTGAACAAGCAGGACCTGCTGGCGGAGAAGGTGCTGGCGGGCAAGTCGCGGCTGGAGGAGTACTTCGCGGAGTTCGCGCGCTACAGCACGCCGCCCGACGCCGCGCCCGACGCGCGCGACCACGCCGACGTCGCGCGCGCCAAGTACTTCATCCGCGACGAGTTCCTG CGCATAAGCACAGCCAGCGGCGACGGCAAGCACTACTGCTACCCGCACTTCACGTGCGCGGTCGACACTGAGAACATCAAGCGCGTGTTCAACGACTGTCGGGACATCATCCAGCGCATGCATCTGCGGCAGTACGAGCTGCTCTAA
- the Galphas gene encoding guanine nucleotide-binding protein G(s) subunit alpha isoform X2: MRILHVNGFSDKERREKIEDIKKNIRDAILTITGAMSTLTPPIPLEKPENKARVDYIQDVASQPDFDYPPEFYSHTEALWKDQGVQRTYERSNEYQLIDCAKYFLDQVHIIKQPNYTPTEQDILRCRVLTSGIFETQFVVDKVNFHMFDVGGQRDERRKWIQCFNDVTAIIFVTACSSYNMVLREDPTQNRLRESLDLFKSIWNNRWLRTISVILFLNKQDLLAEKVLAGKSRLEEYFAEFARYSTPPDAAPDARDHADVARAKYFIRDEFLRISTASGDGKHYCYPHFTCAVDTENIKRVFNDCRDIIQRMHLRQYELL; encoded by the exons ATGCGGATCCTGCACGTGAACGGATTCTCGGACAAGGAGCGCCGCGAGAAGATCGAGGACATCAAGAAGAACATTCGAGACGCTATACTT ACAATCACGGGCGCAATGAGCACACTCACTCCGCCCATACCACTGGAGAAGCCGGAGAACAAGGCGCGAGTTGATTATATACAG GACGTGGCGTCGCAGCCAGACTTCGACTACCCGCCGGAGTTCTACTCGCACACGGAGGCGCTGTGGAAGGACCAGGGCGTGCAACGCACCTACGAGCGCAGCAACGAGTACCAGCTCATCGACTGCGCTAAATA CTTCCTGGACCAGGTGCACATAATAAAGCAGCCGAACTACACGCCCACGGAGCAGGACATACTACGCTGCCGCGTGCTCACCTCCGGCATCTTCGAGACGCAGTTCGTCGTCGACAAAGTCAATTTCCA tatgttCGACGTGGGCGGCCAACGCGATGAGCGTCGCAAATGGATCCAATGCTTCAACGACGTGACCGCCATCATATTCGTGACCGCCTGCTCCTCGTACAACATGGTGCTGCGTGAGGACCCCACGCAGAACCGGCTCCGGGAGTCGCTCGACCTCTTCAAGAGCATATGGAACAACAG ATGGCTGCGCACGATCTCGGTGATCCTGTTCCTGAACAAGCAGGACCTGCTGGCGGAGAAGGTGCTGGCGGGCAAGTCGCGGCTGGAGGAGTACTTCGCGGAGTTCGCGCGCTACAGCACGCCGCCCGACGCCGCGCCCGACGCGCGCGACCACGCCGACGTCGCGCGCGCCAAGTACTTCATCCGCGACGAGTTCCTG CGCATAAGCACAGCCAGCGGCGACGGCAAGCACTACTGCTACCCGCACTTCACGTGCGCGGTCGACACTGAGAACATCAAGCGCGTGTTCAACGACTGTCGGGACATCATCCAGCGCATGCATCTGCGGCAGTACGAGCTGCTCTAA
- the LOC135309943 gene encoding uncharacterized protein LOC135309943 has translation MVTSKYVVYFKIQSLINPSFVMQVKAHVLKSITTLLPDKEIAVQGWSNMPVLKLADPTFNTPNKVDILLGAEVYCQIIEEGFIRSGPEMPVAQNTKLGWILSGKVSTTGYGNTKSFHTTVRRMHAVGENSLLQKFWELEEEPKLSEERKWSDEEQKCEKIFISTTTRDSEGRYVVKLPFRSEDPQCQYGNTLAIALKRFEYLEKRLSRNLELKKQYTNVINEYVELGHMEIIPDIDIKPTFVYLPHHAVVREDKTTTKVRVVFDASCPGKNGVSLNSELMIGPKLQPDLRHIIMRWRMHPICLCSDIVKMYRQIKVTEKDANFQCIVWRENPEDNVKHLRNLRVTFGTASAPYLAVRALQQAAKDEAEHFPNTYQKVLDDFYMDDLLSGCENIEEGEKLYKEMKELLCRAGFELQKWTSNSKKLMETINEKQLNEKINLKVDAVIKILGLRWNQESDNFEYSVKIPFSDVSITKRKVISEIAKLFDPLGWLAPAIIVTKIFIQKLWISGIGWDDLLPENLLKEWISYRNELLLLQDVTIPRWMNTYRSDKQRELHGFCDASNEAYAAVVYMRAVDKEGNVAVHLITSKTKVAPIKQVCIPRLELCGAVLLSRLLQEVSTVLDIRKENIYAYTDSTVVLAWLGSYPGKWKTFIANRVSEILSTMDRKQWIHVKSLENPADIASRGVKPSEMKNATMWFTGPCWLKEKRVISKNVDETFDTDIEKKVCHVEVNIGEEINKVESKIINKFSSLRRLVRVISYCRRFRKIRSVTEKWLTSDELRESLNICIKIVQGEGFKTELKDLRKIGFVNKKSKLTALNPFLDDTGILRVGGRLERAQLNVSAKHPIILPDKSHFSSLIIADAHEKTMHGGPQLTLNYLRSRYWILNAKNNVKAFIRKCVTCIRYAASTRDQLMGQLPNARVEMCRPFYRTGVDYAGPINIRVSKGRGNKSYKGYVCLFVCMATRAVHLEAVSDMTSSGFLAAFRRFVARRGYCADLYSDNGTNFIGAAKELQVLFLSEKSNFINEVGEALANDNTKFHLIPPRAPNFGGLWEAGIKSTKYHLKRVIGQSTLTYEELSTVLTQIEACLNSRPISQLSTNPHDPFPLTPGHFLVGEPLLLVPDVNYEQSNISSLKRWQFTQRMVQDFWRRWSQEYLIQFLNRYRWAYQKPEPNIGDIVLVKEDGLPPGKWLFGLIVQKFPGMDGITRVVNIKCKDSVIKRAVSKLCVLPVTE, from the coding sequence ATGGTGACGTCAAAATATGTcgtctattttaaaattcaatcacTGATAAACCCTAGTTTTGTGATGCAAGTTAAGGCCCATGTACTGAAAAGTATCACCACATTGCTGCCTGACAAGGAAATTGCAGTGCAGGGGTGGTCAAACATGCCAGTGTTAAAATTGGCAGACCCAACTTTCAACACACCTAATAAAGTTGATATACTTTTAGGAGCAGAAGTATACTGTCAAATTATAGAAGAAGGCTTTATTAGGAGTGGCCCAGAGATGCCAGTAGCCCAAAATACTAAATTGGGATGGATTTTATCTGGAAAGGTGTCAACAACGGGTTATGGAAATACTAAAAGTTTTCATACTACTGTTCGACGCATGCATGCAGTAGGAGAAAATAGTCTATTGCAAAAATTTTGGGAACTGGAAGAAGAACCAAAATTGAGTGAAGAAAGAAAATGGTCAGATGAAGAACAGAAGTGTGAAAAGATATTCATAAGCACGACAACAAGAGATTCTGAAGGAAGATATGTCGTCAAGCTCCCTTTTCGGAGTGAAGATCCGCAATGTCAATATGGTAATACATTGGCTATTGCTTTAAAAAGATTTGAATATCTTGAAAAAAGATTATCAAGAAATCttgaattgaaaaaacaatatacaaatgtaattaatgaatatgTTGAGTTAGGTCACATGGAGATAATTCctgatattgatataaaaccaacatttgtatatttgccTCATCATGCGGTGGTGAGAGAAGATAAGACAACAACAAAAGTAAGAGTTGTTTTTGATGCTTCGTGCCCTGGAAAAAATGGAGTGTCTCTGAATAGTGAGTTGATGATAGGTCCAAAATTACAACCGGACTTACGTCATATTATTATGCGTTGGCGTATGCATCCAATTTGTCTTTGCTCtgatattgtaaaaatgtacagACAGATCAAAGTTACTGAAAAAGATGCAAATTTTCAGTGCATTGTTTGGCGTGAAAATCCGGAAGATAATGTGAAACATTTACGCAATTTAAGGGTTACGTTTGGAACTGCATCAGCTCCTTATTTAGCTGTTCGGGCTTTACAACAAGCTGCTAAGGATGAAGCAGAACATTTTCCGAACACTTATCAAAAGGTGTTGGATGATTTTTATATGGATGACTTGTTGTCTGGTTGCGAAAATATAGAAGAAGGAGAAAAGttatataaagaaatgaaAGAATTGTTATGCAGGGCTGGGTTTGAGCTCCAAAAATGGACGAGTAACAGTAAAAAATTGATGGAAACTATAAATGAAAAGCAATTAAATGAAAAGATCAATTTAAAAGTTGATGctgttatcaaaatattaggTCTCAGATGGAATCAAGAATCTGATAATTTCGAATATTCTGTAAAGATTCCATTTTCTGACGTATCTATCACTAAACGCAAGGTTATATCAGAGATTGCTAAGCTATTTGATCCATTGGGTTGGTTGGCACCTGCAATTattgttactaaaatatttatacaaaaattatggATATCAGGGATTGGTTGGGATGATTTATTGCCTGAAAATCTATTAAAAGAATGGATTTCATATCGTAACGAACTTTTATTGCTGCAAGATGTTACAATACCCAGATGGATGAATACTTATCGTAGTGATAAACAACGAGAGCTTCATGGGTTTTGTGATGCTTCAAATGAAGCTTATGCAGCTGTAGTTTATATGCGTGCAGTCGATAAAGAAGGCAATGTAGCAGTTCATTTAATAACATCCAAAACCAAGGTTGCTCCAATCAAACAGGTTTGTATTCCTCGGTTAGAATTATGTGGAGCTGTTCTGCTGTCTAGACTATTGCAAGAAGTTTCGACAGTTTTGGATATACgcaaggaaaatatttatgcataCACGGATTCTACTGTGGTTCTAGCATGGTTAGGTTCTTATCCCGGTAAATggaaaacatttattgcaaacCGTGTTTCTGAAATTTTATCAACTATGGATAGAAAGCAATGGATTCATGTAAAATCTCTTGAGAATCCCGCTGATATTGCATCACGCGGCGTTAAACCTTCAGAAATGAAGAATGCTACGATGTGGTTTACTGGTCCATGTTGGCTGAAAGAAAAGCGTgttattagtaaaaatgtaGATGAAACATTTGATACAGATATAGAAAAAAAGGTCTGTCATGTTGAAGTTAATATAGgagaagaaattaataaagttgaaaGTAAGATTATTAACAAGTTTTCGTCTTTAAGAAGGTTAGTCAGAGTAATAAGTTACTGTAGACGATTTCGTAAAATAAGAAGTGTTACTGAAAAATGGTTAACAAGTGACGAATTGAGAGAGTCATTAAatatatgcataaaaatagtgCAAGGTGAAGGTTTCAAGACAGAATTAAAGGATTTGAGAAAAATAggatttgtaaataaaaaaagtaaacttaCTGCTTTGAACCCGTTTCTAGATGACACTGGAATTTTAAGAGTTGGTGGACGCTTAGAAAGAGCTCAATTAAATGTATCTGCTAAGCATCCAATTATTTTACCTGATAAATCCCATTTCTCTTCTTTGATTATTGCGGATGCTCATGAAAAAACGATGCATGGTGGACCGCAGCTCACTCTTAATTATCTAAGGTCTCGATATTGGatattaaatgcaaaaaataatgtcaaggcatttattagaaaatgtgTCACGTGTATACGTTATGCAGCGAGCACACGAGATCAACTTATGGGGCAGTTGCCAAATGCAAGAGTGGAGATGTGTAGACCTTTTTATAGAACTGGTGTAGATTATGCTGGTCCTATAAATATTCGTGTGTCCAAGGGAAGAGGAAATAAGTCGTATAAGGGTTacgtgtgtttgtttgtatgtatggctACACGCGCAGTGCACCTAGAAGCAGTAAGTGATATGACAAGTAGCGGATTTTTAGCAGCTTTCAGACGTTTTGTTGCTAGACGTGGCTATTGTGCTGATTTATATAGCGATAATGGCACTAATTTCATAGGTGCTGCTAAAGAATTACAGGTGTTGTTTTTAAGCGAGAagtctaattttataaatgaagtaGGTGAGGCTTTAGCAAatgataatacaaaatttcatctgATTCCCCCACGGGCTCCTAATTTTGGAGGGTTGTGGGAAGCAGGGATAAAATCTactaaatatcatttaaaaagaGTGATCGGACAGTCTACTCTTACTTATGAAGAGTTGAGCACAGTCCTCACTCAGATTGAAGCGTGTCTCAATTCAAGACCAATTTCGCAATTAAGTACCAATCCTCATGATCCGTTTCCTCTTACTCCTGGTCATTTCTTGGTTGGAGAACCGTTGTTACTTGTGCCTGATGTGAATTATGAACAATCGAATATTAGTAGTCTTAAAAGATGGCAATTCACACAACGTATGGTGCAAGACTTTTGGAGAAGATGGTCCCaggaatatttaatacaatttctgAATAGGTATCGTTGGGCTTATCAAAAGCCAGAACCTAATATAGGTGATATAGTTCTTGTCAAAGAAGACGGTTTGCCACCGGGAAAATGGTTATTTGGCTTGATTGTGCAGAAATTTCCGGGAATGGACGGTATTACACgtgtagtaaatattaaatgtaaggATTCTGTTATAAAAAGGGCAGTTAGTAAGCTTTGTGTTCTTCCTGTCACAGAATaa